The sequence CGAAGTTTGCGGTTTAATGACCTGTTTTTTCTGTATCCTAACTATCGAAAATATGTGTAAATCCTGTTCTAAAGGGATATAATTTCGGCCTATCCTTAGTCTTTGCAAGTCATAATAAACACGAACTCCAAAGTTGTACAAGAAATCTTTTCCTAAGATAACATTTCGTGTCATATCAGAAACGACaaaaaacaaatggtttaatttcatTCCACCTATTTTGAAACTTAGCCTACATGATCCATGAACCTTAAGCTGCCCGCCATTAACTGAttgcaaatttatatttttctttgataatcTTGGTGGGAATGATAAAGAGTCATAAACTTTTTTATGAATCAAAGTCAATTCACTGCCTGAATCAATTAAAGCCTTGTAGTTTTGTTTACCAATTTTTACTAAACAAGAATTAGGGTTATCTGCCTTATtaagatgataaacttttttaattgGATATTTAAATCTCCTCCCAACGGCTTCTTTTTGTGAGGAGAATGCTAGTTTAAACGATTAGGACGACCTTCCCCATACAGAGCTTTATACTTGTAACAGTCCCTTCTAAAGTGACCTATCTTGCCACAATACCAGCAACTTCTATCCTGCACTTTATTTGTATTATTCTGATTTCCTGTAATTACAGCATTTACAGATCTCGTACGACAGTATCTTGCCGTATGACCTTTCCTATTACATAGTTGACATCTTCTAGAAGGCCTTAAATGATCTACTTCCATAGGTTCTTCTTGCCTACTTGTTTGTTGACCAGATGAATGAGAATCGTAGTCTGTGCCACGCCTCAACGAAAACCTTTTCCTAATATTTTGCTCTGCTACAGCAGTATTAATAGCAGCTTGTAAAGTTTGCGGATTTTCTCTTAAAACCTTAAACTGTAAATAATCATGTGCTAAACCATCGGTAAAATACCCGATAAGTTGGCGTTCTACCGCACCTAATCCTCCAGGCTGATTAGCGAAAGCCTCAGTTGCCAAAGAGATAAGTCTTTCAGAATAAATTTGTACGCTTTCCCCAATTTTTTGTTTAACCTCGCGCATTAATGTCAAAGCATGCTGAGGATCAGAAATTTCTGCAAAACGATCTGTCAATTCTGCCTTTAATTGTTGCCACGTATTATTCGGATGAGCCTGCATATATCTTTGTATGAAATCACTAACTGCCCCTTTGCTAGACTGATATGCAACATACTTAATCCTATCAGCATTAAGTTGTACcaaaacagaatatttttctatttccttAATCcaattcttaaaaaattttggatttCCGTCAAATGCTGGTATCGTTTGATTAACGCCCTGCGTGCTTAATTGTGTACCTAAAGCTTGAATTTCTGTCGCCAGACCTGCTAAAGGATTAGCTTGCGCCATACTAGAAGGAAGGGGAAAATAAACAGGACTTACAGTTTTCTCTTATGTGTCCTTCTGCAATCTTCAGTCACACTGTCCCTTGACACAAATCTGTCCTTGCACTGTGTAAAATTGCTGGAACCGCTAAAACTAGAGTATAAAAGTCTACACATAAAATAATTGCTGGTCACGAGCACCAAGAAGAGCGATgtacccctatcagccgtttTTAATATATAGTTCGTTagtcgatcgtatagtggattttatttagtacaaaaaaacatgaggtacaaagttctttaaatatgatttattcattccaaatcCCGTAATcatcctgaattaattaatacataataactctctctctagatgcacatttaaaataaataattctatctttcttaaattaatttatccatagttccaaaatagtcctttgaaattaaataagtttaataaaaataattataatttagaatcttatatgccaaaactgagagacacccatCATCTTACAGCTCTGTTCGAAAGCTGAGGCGCTCTGCAGTCTATCGAGGAGACcagagttatatagcaaaaccgtaaaagatgatgtgtcaactgctgaccatttctcatgccaccttagtggaattagtatataatatattctaacaaggtatatttaaggaaagcAATCCAGTAACATCTTATAATAAGGATAGATATCTGCACGCCGAATAGATACCACGGTGGAACTTTTCATGCTTTATCTAAACTTGCTGACCCTTAaattagtctcgcctttactatagtcgagctatcttaaagaaaatgaatatgatttcaattttagaaaacagtgaaaacaataaaaactctCCTTAATAATTACCataacgatacagtcatagtattatacTGATCACAACACCACAAAGTGTACTTGtacaaaaaaagaagacaaaatcgTTTCAGTACATACCAAATAAATTACATCTTCTCttgttaaattaatgttttctCAACTAAAGCTaccatttttggttgcgggtttatcccgctaccaaagttaaagtgtatttctgacaatcatagcatctttatttgattccgaatcacatccaaaggatgttcatgtgctacacaaaatagtcccattcatgaacaatgcggatgagttatcaatgaacaagcagttcttattcaacctttGTCCACttgcactgaccatttagattatataagatctatcaatgataaggtattccggcccatggttacatcacaagctgggtcaggcagagttcatcttagatatgaggcacattaaatttgtatttgtttctcattcatgtatattcatagactggcatttaaacagaaaataaatctaccaaaaaacccgcaaccagcagacatttcaaggctttgatttttttatgagCTTATATGGTAAATagtagaaaaatcataagtacttataatttaaaatttgtgTTGTTTATTTGAAAGTTTTCTGATAACAGCTCCGGATTTCCTTATTGACCAAAACTGTTTAACACCAGAGTTCTCCTATACTTTAGAGCAATACGTCCGCATGTGATCTGTCAGCATTAAATTTCCAGCATTAAATTTCCGGCATTGAATGTATGCACGCATTGAATGTATACACTATCTAAATCTAACCAtataacctttagtcagtattaagtgcactcaatacgtgcgtacatccaataggggcgatttaatgttggtgTATGTGATCTGTAATTTCAGTTGATGCTGACACACTGGTGAACGAGAGAGCAAATATCAAAATCAAAGAATTATATTTCACAATGTTGCAACTTGTTATAAAACATGCGTTTTCATGAACGCCCTGCTATATATGCGCGGTATGTCGGTATGTCTACAGGTAATATTGTATAATCCTGGCTTTTCTGTGACATTTTGTAGCCTCGCTGTAAATAGTACACATCGTTAGAATTAAGAAGGCTCAATTTATATAAACACAATTCGGAAAGGCCCGAGCAGATTTACActgcaaaatatacatgtataacccTATTGCTTCCGCCTTAACATCATCCTTGTTTTGGATATTCGTTCGTCACTGTAACCTGCCCACAAATGGCGACACTCTTCGGATCCAACATCTCCGTTTAGATTTGAACTAGGAACATCGTGCTGACATAAGTTGTACCACCATGCACTctaaaatatattaacaaaaatttttttcacaCACAATGAAACAAATTCATATGAATAATTCAAATCATACGTATATTTTCTCATAAGTTTCACGTGTATATACTTGTATGCTAATGCATTTATGACGTTTTGTTTCGaagtaaatactgtttaaacctgAGTGTAAACAAATGTTGACCTCCATTATTTTATCGCGTCGCAATACATTACTAACTAAATCCcgtttatttttcatcttttacttttttttactgaACTCAAGAAGCGATTTTAAAGAACCTTAAAGGAATAGAACCTTAAAGGATAGGAATAACTGTTTAATTCTTGACgcagttttaaaaagaaaaggtatGCATACTCGACAAAACTGGGAACAATTGACTGTATCTTCTTCATCATTGTCCATATCATGCGTTGAAAATTTCATGTTGTTTACCCCAGTCAAATCATCGCCGGGAATATTTAAAGATGGATCATAACTGAATGATCCCACCGAGATGGTATAGTCTAATGTGGCGTTACTTATGCCAAAATCCTGCAATGAAATTAAAGGATGATGCTAAAATACCCTTTTCATGTACATGAAGAATTATAGAACAAATCTTGTGAGAGCTTCCTACCTTAAACAGCTCTTTAAATTGGAAATATTGTATAGACTACATGATTAATGACAATTATAGTTGCAATAAGCTTTTTCGTTCACATCCTACGAGTTGAAATTAAGTCAAACTATTGGCTAAGATAAAACTGAATTGCATTCAGTTATAGGTTTAACGTTTTTGGTCTAAGGTTCAGTTATTGATgacttattatttttatatataaggtTTTACATAGGTTCACagacattaaaaagaaaaatggcgcgtaGAAATGGTAGTCAGGTTGTTTGCCAATAGGTTTGTTTTCAACACTTACACGCTAGATTTTTACTTGaggtatttgtatttttttctatccTTTTTTTACCCTACACAGGGAAACTTTTTTTGCCATAAGCAGAACTTTGATAAGAATTTATTGCATAAGGAAGATgaaaacaagaatattttattacatatgtcaAGCATTTGCATGACAATATTGTATGCCAATCGGAAACCTATTCGGAATGCTTATGTCTAAATTAACAATTGTGATTGTGCAGTCAAGATAGATTTGAAATGAATTCATACTAAAGGGAAAAAGGTTTTAACTTGCCTTTTGGATCCCTACTATCTTTAAAATcgaaaatgtaaatatgtaaccggaaattattttgtaacaaaAGGTGTAAAACTCTCTTAAGTActaataaaagaatatatagtTAAAATTATTATCTATCTAATGCAGATATTTTTCTTTAAGGATTCTCTATCAGTCCTGATCATTTTTATAGGTTATAGTCATTGTGATGTAACATATCAACTTAATTGTAATTTCCAGAAAAACAGCAATGGTTTTTGAgatcttttttttgtaattgatatataaaaaaaattcctttcTTTTATTATCGTACGATCTGGATGTCAGTTTGTACATACCTAAAGGACAAAGAAATTGATGAAAGATGAAAATTTGATTGTATTTTAAATACAATTGCTCCGTTTCAAGCTCAGATTGCTTCAGCTATTTGGTCCAAGAGCTTTTCTACAGATCTGTAAAATCAGGCATCGACTAAATAAAAGATCAAGGTGATTGTGAGCTAAATGCAAATATAAGGATCGGATGATATTTAGGTTAAGTGCTTAGACTATTAGTTAAAAATATACTCGCCACCAAATTTTTCCTTTTATGAGCTGGATTTTTATTTACAGTTGTCTGAAGTAAATTTCTATGGATGTGTAAagacaatatttgtaaaattattattctttatGTATAACGTTGAACTCACCATGAActtaaaagaataaaatagaTTGTAAATATGTGATTTTAATAATTATAGATTTTTGGCATATGACAAAAACAAACGAATACAGTACAACCACTATATCACAGAATAATGTTTAGATGGTCATCATTTCCACTACATCATTTTTAACATGCAGTCTACTTATGACTTTATTGTTAGGTTATGacgtttttatttttcttgaaaaatgattaataagatagatgagccgcgccatgagaaaatcaacatagtgtgtttgcgaccagcatggatcaagaccagcctgcgcatccgcgcagtctggtcaggatccatgctgttcgcttacaaagcctattgcaattagagaaatcggcagcgaacaacatggatcctgaccagactgcgcggatgcgcaggctggtctggatccatgctggtcgcaaacccactatgttgattttctcatggcacggctcagatgtATCTCAGTAAAAACATCTTACTTGATATAGTGCGACAGCTCTGTCATTGTTAACGTTCTCTATGTCAATTCGCAGCTCATATGTACCTAAATATAACACAAGAAGAGTTGATACATTATAAGGTATTTTTCTGTACTTTAAAATGGAAAATAGCATTTTCAGCTCAGTAATCTATGGTAGTTACATTTTCTCAACGGTCCATATTTTTGCATCGGTTGGCAAAATATTACTttatgaacaggcttaatcaaaccgagcctgcatcaTTTAAAGTATGTCAAGTTAGGCGATCTATGATTTTCCACTTCTTTTATCTATATAGTTATATGCAACTatttacttgctttaataaatattttcagattaGCATCTATCTGACGTAAGATAcaaagtttttaactttaaatCCCGTTTATTTGAATTAAGTGTATCTAATTCATCAATTTTTTGAGCATCATCTAACCTTCAAATGAATAAATGGGTAATTTAAGTTCTGACCTTGAGACGTTATCTGGTGTATCTGACTGAGACCTAACCAGAAATTCAACGTAGGATAAACCTCTCCAAATCCGTATTCATATTCAACCCATGTCTTGTAAAAATCGTAGGTCAAATTTTCTCTGAGCTGGAATATGGTCCAACCACCACCGTCTGTTTCCAGGTCACAGAGTACTTTGTACCCAGATTTACTTCCTACAAAGTATatcagaaaatacatgtatacaagttAAATATGTCCATGAAACAATACCATACactttaaagaaagaaagaaggtCCTTTTCGAATAAATCTTTGCTCTAAATCCGAAATAGGAGAATACCTCTTGGGTAAATTTTGTAAAGTCCTGAAGACGTGTAACCGTTTTTGAGGACATCTGTACAGTCAATGCTTTTCAATGTGTCATCTGGCATTGGCAACGGACATTTCCTTGAAGACTCCAAATCAGCACGTCTTTGTGCTTGAACATATTTGGCCATCGCAATCAAGCTTGTGTTGTGCTTTTTGATTGATTCAGAAATCTTTGTTAGAGTTTGTTGCAAGGTCTGTAAAAGTTCCTCGGTTTTTCTTTTCGTTGATTTCTCAGTAAAGGTATCGTTGTGTCCAGCTAGgtagaaaaataaattattgtcgTCTTAAACAAACAATATTGTCAATGATGTTATGACATTTATTTTACACTGTCCAGTATTTTTTATATACTATTACTGATTATTTGATGCATGTTAAAATCTATATGCATTATACTATTCTACTTCGGAGAAATACTACCCACGTTCTGCATACAAAGTTTTACGGTTATGGAGCGGCAATGTTATGTAAAAGAACTGTAAATATACTAAACATTCTTTCCATCAGGAATACGGTATGTAGCTTTTGGGTTCCAAACATTTACCTCTCTCTCAACAAAACATTGTATTTCTTATTGAAGTCTAGTTTGTTTTACAGTGTGTTTGCTTTTTGTATACTCTATATCAATATCAGTGAAAATGTGATGATTAAGTTTCTTACTTTTTCGAAATTATTTCTGTGGTAACAACCATACCTTCAGGAGGACACTTAGAATTGTCATAGCCACATTTCGGTGTGTCTGGTGGGGCATGGTGGTAATTTCCAGGCCATTgtataaatttttcttttatgtattcAAAACGCTTGGATTGTCCGAAGTAATTGGCAACCACCTGAAAAGATATCCGTTTCaatcattaaaataataaatattgctTTACTACACTTTGACTTAAACGTGATTCAATCATaatcatatttagaaaaaaaatcattagttTTTAATGTACAAGATTACAATTccataattattttctttcagtGTATTTTCGATATGATATTCTTTCAGTCAAATTTGTAGAAACGTTAATATTGagcatgtttcttttttgttctaACAAAGATGTTCTGGAACTGTTCTTAACACAAATCGAGTCACAGCTGCAAATAAAAGTTAAACCGAAACTTTACGATGGAAATACATGATCAAACCGGATTCTGATAAAAATTCAAACTCGACTACACATCTTGAAAACTTAAAAGCGGCTTACATTTCCTTTCTAGTTAATCAGAACCAGGTAAAACTTTACACGCTTAATATGACGTTTCATCGCCTCAGGTCAATTATTTTCTGCGATAAGTTTGACACATATTTGGACACACGGGCAGCCCAACGGGCAAATTCAGTCTACCGCATTCCAGCAATCCCACCcgcccccaacccccccccccccccccccccccccccccccccacctcccaaagaataaaaacaaaaaacaaagactgAATAATTAATATCATAATAGATGCACTTGTACATGTACATTCTAGATAAACATTATTAGAATTTTTTACATAATACTGAATCGAGCATTTACTTGATGAATCCGATATATATAATGTTTACTCCAACTTATATTTAACTGTTGGTTTTTAAAATACTGAATtgtaaaaggaaaaaaactgattcgttttcagtttgatataCATAAAATACCTCAAAGTTTCCTGTCATTATGTTCATATCCAAGAGCGAATAGTCCGCTACTCTGTCTCCATTTTCGTCTATATTTACAGTTCCTGTTATACCTGCATAAAGTTAAAGTAATTTCCTATATCTCGAACAGGTCTGTTATACCTGCATAAAGTTAACGTAATGTCCTTTATCTCGAACTGGTCTGTTATACCTGCATAACGTTAACGTAATGTCCTATATCTCTAACAGGTCTGTTATACCTGCATAAAGTTAACGTAATGTCCTTTATCTCGAACAGGTCTGTTATACCTGCATAAAGTTCACGTAATGTCCTTTATCTCGAACTGGTCTGTTATACCTGCATAAAGTTAACGTAATGTCCTTTATCTCGAACTGGTCTGTTATACCTGCATAAAGTTAAAGTAATGTCCTTTATCTCGAACTGGTCTGTTATACTTGCATAAAGTTAAAGTAATGACCTTTATCTCGAACTGGTCTGTTATACCTGCATAAAGTTAACGTAATGTCCTATATCTCGAACTGGTCTGTTATACCTGCATAAAGTTAAAGTAATGTCCTTTATCTCGAACTGGTCTGTTATACCTGTATAAAGTTAACGTAATGTCCTATATCTCGAACTGGTCTGTTATACCTGTATAAAGTTAACGTAATGTCCTTTATCTCGAACTGGTCTGTTATACCTGCATAAAGTTAAAGTAGTGTCCTTTATCTCGAACTGGTCTGTTATACCTGCATAAAGTTAAAGTAATTTCCTATATCTCGAACAGGTCTGTGTCCTATATCTCGAACTGGTCTGTTATACCTGCATAAAGTTAACGTAATGTCCTTTATCTAGAACTGGTCTGTTATACCTGCATAAAGTTAAAGTTATGTCCTATATCTCGAGCTGGTCAGTTATACCTGCATAAAGTTAAAGTAATTTCCTATGTCTCTAACAGGTCTGTTATACCTGCATAAAGTTAATGTAATGTCCTACATCTCGAACTGGTCTGTTATATCTGCATAAAGTTAACGTAATGTCCTACATCTCGAACTGGTCTGTTATACCTGCATAAAGTTAACGTAATTTCCTACATCTCGATCTGGTCTATTATACCTGCATAAATTTAACGTAATGTCCTATATCTCTAACAGGTCTATAACAATGTGCAGTTTTACAATCTTATGAGTTTTGTACTCTTCAGTTGATCAaaatacaagaacataaagaaaCCCGAACCCTCTGGTAAAACAGTTTATAATTTCTGAATTGGTTCTTTCTATAGGGCTCTTTAAATGAATGTATTATGACCTATTTTCACATATGTAATACACTTTccatttgtttttgtctttattattcaatatttttaaaaaagtatattttttgtttcgttttgccAAAGGAAGATAATGCATTTACGAACGAGAAGATTGTGATATTGACCCAGAAATGTATCAATTACTTCGCTAAGCAGTGTGGCATATAAAATGCttttaacaatatatattatgCCTCAAAGAagaatttgacaaaatatttgaaatggaGAGCGCACGAGCACTGTCTTAGTACGTACGGAATGCCGTAAGGATGAGTTTGGTGTTCCGATAAGTGAGAAACGAGCGTATTGCTTCCATATCAAATAGACCTTCTTAAAAATTTAATACTTTCTGTGAAACAgactttcattcttgtatttacaaatcattatatttcatagttgtctttaGCACGTGAATTTATGAGGTAATTTTCAAGTTACCTACTTAGATTTTACGATTGCGAGACAAAGTGCAAATAAGCAAGTGCATATAGATGTACATAATGCAAATACTCAAtcggaaataatctgaattttcattgtatCCAGcggtaaaaagatttttttttttcgcatgaaATGTTAGGACATATTTCAAGAAGACGTGTTATTAAGTATAATTTAAGGTGCAACTGGCGATTAATGATTTCTTTTGCACTGAGAATataacaatatgaaataatttctttttatgtgcTCCCACCCCTCCCTCGCAACCATCCAAGTTGTGTTTGGGTGGGTCAATTAATGTTGCCCTAGCCCGCCCATTCGTCCGACCGCATCAGTCCCGGAATTAGTGTCGggcatatctcagaaagtattgacccaatgtcatcaaacttcacaggactgTTATCAGTATTTCCACTTgagtatataatgttttaatttgatctcacacagtcagaccagtgttatggccaTTGACGTAGTCGCAAGTgtacataaaagtttgtgtcgcatgtatctcattaAGTGCTTCAGGATTTTCGTTGCATATAGCTTAAAAATAATAgagacatgaaaccatgtaggaataatatgcagcatgtaaagttgtaacATATTCGGGGCTGAGCGACCGCCAAATACTTGTTTTCGCTATAATTTACAAggaaaagtgacaacgcccttatgcggccatgtttttgacgctgactctgacaagatttttagattttcgctttatacatatagggaaaaatgacacCGCCCTTATGCCACCATGTTTCTCAACGTatcattaaaattgttttaagatCGGGCCAGCAGTTACATACaagattatttttaaagttaacaccattgtacatatagggaaaaacgaacatgctttttgacgaatcagaataagcTGAACACAATTGGAAGAGAATAACACAAGAACTAttcgtgtgaaattatttcaacacCGGACAAATCTTTCAtacaacaagatttttaaagtttccatgtAAAAGTTACcatgccccctggtggccatgttttctgacgaatcggaaaatttaaacaatgtagatagaaggtcacacaatgaccatttgtgtgaattatattaaaattggGATGACTGTTTCTGacaagacttttttttatttactatatacatataggtaaaagcGACCACGCCCTTTTGCAGTCATGTTTTTTAAGGAATCGGAATAATTTAAGCAATCTTGGTAAAATGTCACAAAAGGcccatttttgtgaaattattttaaaatcgggccaggaTTTTGATACAAGAGGGTTTTAACAGTTTTCACTATATACTTTTAGGGAAAGTGACTAATtgacaaattggaataatttgaacgtTCTTGGTAGAGatttacacaaggaccatttgatatcatgtaaaaatatctaaaaatcgGGCCTgttgtttctgacaagaatactTTTAAAGCTTCCATTATATGCATATGGGGGATAGAGGCCACACCCTCCTAAGGTcatgttttttaacgaaataaaataattttgacaattttgataGATGGTCACACCAGAACCATTtacatgaaattatttaaaaatcgggCCACCAGTTTCACTCAAAAGGAGTTCAAGTTTCTAGTACGTACGTATAGGGAAAAGTTACGATGTCACCTGGTAGACGTGATTTTTACCGAATCAAAGTAATTTGAACGgtcttgatagagggtcacacaaggccTATTTATGTGAATGTGTTCAAAATCGGACTAGCAAACGTGACCACACACTTTGGCggtcatgtttttgtttttgatttcctTTTCTTGACGAATAATTTCggaaatattataaataatttaaacattttttgtagcgaagaaacattttataattttcacaaaaacaGTTCGAAAACTGCTATGACTCGGAATGATAAGAAGTTTTAAAGTAGGTTTATTACATTATGACGAAGAAGTGTATTCAAATCTGATTACGATAGTATATTGGCTAACATATTATAAGTGAATTTAAATAACGTTTtatgtaaaaaacaacaaaaaaccagcaaatctgaattacgatagtattAATTACTAAATATGTTTATGTCTTCGAAATAACTAAGCGGAAGTATTAATTATCTGAACAAAATACAGATTTTCCGTATTGTGAAAGTAATATTCAGATAGCGTAATATATTGTTCATATGCAGGAATAACGTATGTCTGTATATTAATAGTCTCGATATTTCTTACATGACAGAATAGGACGTAAGTAATTAGACAATTTCC is a genomic window of Mercenaria mercenaria strain notata chromosome 18, MADL_Memer_1, whole genome shotgun sequence containing:
- the LOC123538629 gene encoding tenascin-R-like yields the protein MIITVRYPTNPEYKQFVSEVGQRTNSPYLQVSSLVGAFHDAIVLYGLAVKDALKANVSLRNGTYITQQMWNRTFRGITGTVNIDENGDRVADYSLLDMNIMTGNFEVVANYFGQSKRFEYIKEKFIQWPGNYHHAPPDTPKCGYDNSKCPPEAGHNDTFTEKSTKRKTEELLQTLQQTLTKISESIKKHNTSLIAMAKYVQAQRRADLESSRKCPLPMPDDTLKSIDCTDVLKNGYTSSGLYKIYPRGSKSGYKVLCDLETDGGGWTIFQLRENLTYDFYKTWVEYEYGFGEVYPTLNFWLGLSQIHQITSQGTYELRIDIENVNNDRAVALYQDFGISNATLDYTISVGSFSYDPSLNIPGDDLTGVNNMKFSTHDMDNDEEDTVNCSQFCRSAWWYNLCQHDVPSSNLNGDVGSEECRHLWAGYSDERISKTRMMLRRKQ